One window from the genome of Ananas comosus cultivar F153 linkage group 13, ASM154086v1, whole genome shotgun sequence encodes:
- the LOC109719469 gene encoding dual specificity protein kinase shkB isoform X2 translates to MDRSGARRAHSVSPRRSPAAGSSAAAAPPTRWRSGGFEAAWRKGSASFGHSSSRLQRESRDPGGGAAAAAGGGLGLSEKQCLSILQSMGQSVHIFDLEGRIIYWNRSAENLYGYPPSEAFGQDAINLLVDPRDFHMARNIIDHITMGENWTGKFPVKNKSGERFLAISTYTPFYDDDGTLVGIICVSSDARSLQEMDAPSNYTKPQIRGGSDYQPLQVAIASKITNLANKVTNKVRSRIKMGENGTERESGFGDSQNSDNDGSCTDHKEDTASSGASTPRGGVPPCPFGVPSSSVDEKSPKKEPKSNNEADGKAGIHKIISSKAEALFAKKGILWPWKANENDKNDGKTRSSWPWLHGEQENDQNNKKASESSEKAKNQMGESNRTFNNEASGSWSSFNVNSLSSASSGGSTSSSAIHRVDSETDCLDYEILWEDLIIGEQIGQGSCGTVYRALWYGSDVAVKVFSKQEYSDDVILFFKQEVSLMKRLRHPNILLFMGAVTSPQRLCIVTELLPRGSLFRLLQRNAARLDWRRRINMALDVALGMNYLHHCNPPIIHRDLKSSNLLVDKNWTVKVADFGLSRLKHETFLTTNNGKGTPQWMAPEVLRNEPSDEKSDVYSFGVILWELVTEKIPWENLNSMQVIGAVGFMDHRLELPNDLDPQWASIIESCWHSEPERRPTFQELLERFKDLQRQHVHLQRSAAADKKQALAKLSVQD, encoded by the exons ATGGACCGCTCCGGGGCGCGGCGGGCGCACTCGGTGTCGCCGCGGCGCTCGCCGGCGGCGgggtcgtcggcggcggcggcgccgccgacgagGTGGCGGAGCGGGGGGTTCGAGGCGGCGTGGCGGAAGGGCTCGGCTTCGTTCGGGCACTCCTCTTCGCGGCTGCAGCGGGAGAGCCGCGATCctggcggcggcgccgccgcggcggccggAGGGGGTTTGGGGCTGTCGGAGAAGCAGTGCCTTAGCATTCTACAGTCGATGGGGCAATCGGTTCACATCTTCGATCTCGAGGGCCGCATAATCTACTG GAACCGATCTGCAGAAAACCTTTATGGTTACCCTCCGTCAGAGGCTTTTGGCCAGGACGCCATCAACCTACTTGTTGATCCCCGCGACTTTCATATGGCGAGAAATATTATCGACCATATAACTATGGGCGAGAATTGGACTGGGAAGTTTCCGGTGAAGAATAAGTCAGGGGAAAGATTTTTAGCTATTTCCACATATACCCCTTTCTATGATGATGATGGTACTTTGGTCGGTATCATTTGTGTGTCAAGCGATGCCCGCTCCCTTCAAGAAATGGATGCACCTTCAAACTATACGAAGCCCCAAATAAGAGGTGGTTCTGATTATCAACCTCTCCAAGTTGCTATTGCTtctaaaataacaaatttg GCTAATAAGGTCACAAACAAAGTTCGTTCTCGTATTAAGATGGGCGAGAATGGCACAGAACGTGAAAGTGGTTTTGGTGATAGCCAGAATTCTGATAATGATGGTAGTTGCACAGACCACAAGGAGGACACAGCATCTAGCGGTGCAAGCACACCAAGAGGAGGTGTACCACCATGTCCTTTCGGTGTACCCTCTTCAAGTGTGGATGAAAAATCTCCTAAAAAGGAACCCAAAAGTAATAATGAGGCCGATGGAAAAGCAGGGATCCACAAGATTATAAGCTCAAAAGCGGAGGCTTTATTTGCCAAAAAAGGGATATTATGGCCATGGAAAGCGAATGAGAATGACAAAAATGATGGCAAGACTCGTTCGTCGTGGCCTTGGCTACATGGTGAACAAGAGAATgatcaaaataacaaaaaggcTTCCGAGTCTAGTGAAAAGGCAAAAAACCAAATGGGTGAAAGCAATAGAACATTCAACAATGAGGCATCAGGGTCGTGGTCTTCTTTTAATGTTAATAGCTTAAGCAGTGCTAGCAGCGGAGGAAGCACTAGTAGCAGTGCTATCCATAGGGTGGATTCGGAAACCGACTGCTTAGATTACGAGATTTTGTGGGAGGATCTTATAATCGGAGAACAAATAGGTCAAG GTTCTTGTGGAACAGTATATCGTGCTCTGTGGTATGGCTCG GATGTGGCGGTTAAAGTGTTTTCAAAGCAGGAATATTCGGATGACGTGatactattttttaaacaaGAG gTATCATTAATGAAAAGGCTAAGGCACCCGAATATACTTCTCTTCATGGGTGCTGTTACCTCTCCTCAACGTCTTTGCATCGTGACAGAATTGCTTCCACG TGGGAGTTTGTTTCGGTTGCTTCAAAGGAACGCTGCCAGGCTGGATTGGAGACGGCGCATTAACATGGCTTTGGATGTT GCACTGGGTATGAATTATCTTCATCATTGCAACCCACCTATTATTCATCGTGATTTGAAGTCGTCAAACCTGTTAGTCGATAAGAATTGGACAGTGAAG GTCGCCGACTTCGGTCTTTCGCGTCTGAAGCATGAAACTTTTTTGACAACCAATAATGGGAAAGGAACT CCACAGTGGATGGCTCCGGAAGTTCTTCGAAACGAACCTTCAGATGAAAA GTCCGACGTGTACAGCTTTGGGGTGATATTGTGGGAACTTGTAACTGAGAAGATCCCTTGGGAGAACCTCAATTCAATGCAG GTTATTGGAGCTGTGGGGTTCATGGATCACAGGCTGGAGCTTCCGAATGATTTGGATCCTCAATGGGCTTCAATTATCGAGAGTTGTTGGCACAG CGAGCCAGAGCGGCGGCCAACGTTTCAAGAACTACTGGAAAGATTCAAAGATTTACAAAGGCAACATGTGCACTTGCAGCGATCGGCAGCAGCAGATAAAAAGCAGGCACTGGCAAAATTGAGTGTTCAAGATTGA
- the LOC109719469 gene encoding cAMP-dependent protein kinase catalytic subunit isoform X1, producing MDRSGARRAHSVSPRRSPAAGSSAAAAPPTRWRSGGFEAAWRKGSASFGHSSSRLQRESRDPGGGAAAAAGGGLGLSEKQCLSILQSMGQSVHIFDLEGRIIYWLKWENFVFVASMDMLFVGSHCGSLTLGSIWVYGVSFCASGLTCNRDFAQNRSAENLYGYPPSEAFGQDAINLLVDPRDFHMARNIIDHITMGENWTGKFPVKNKSGERFLAISTYTPFYDDDGTLVGIICVSSDARSLQEMDAPSNYTKPQIRGGSDYQPLQVAIASKITNLANKVTNKVRSRIKMGENGTERESGFGDSQNSDNDGSCTDHKEDTASSGASTPRGGVPPCPFGVPSSSVDEKSPKKEPKSNNEADGKAGIHKIISSKAEALFAKKGILWPWKANENDKNDGKTRSSWPWLHGEQENDQNNKKASESSEKAKNQMGESNRTFNNEASGSWSSFNVNSLSSASSGGSTSSSAIHRVDSETDCLDYEILWEDLIIGEQIGQGSCGTVYRALWYGSDVAVKVFSKQEYSDDVILFFKQEVSLMKRLRHPNILLFMGAVTSPQRLCIVTELLPRGSLFRLLQRNAARLDWRRRINMALDVALGMNYLHHCNPPIIHRDLKSSNLLVDKNWTVKVADFGLSRLKHETFLTTNNGKGTPQWMAPEVLRNEPSDEKSDVYSFGVILWELVTEKIPWENLNSMQVIGAVGFMDHRLELPNDLDPQWASIIESCWHSEPERRPTFQELLERFKDLQRQHVHLQRSAAADKKQALAKLSVQD from the exons ATGGACCGCTCCGGGGCGCGGCGGGCGCACTCGGTGTCGCCGCGGCGCTCGCCGGCGGCGgggtcgtcggcggcggcggcgccgccgacgagGTGGCGGAGCGGGGGGTTCGAGGCGGCGTGGCGGAAGGGCTCGGCTTCGTTCGGGCACTCCTCTTCGCGGCTGCAGCGGGAGAGCCGCGATCctggcggcggcgccgccgcggcggccggAGGGGGTTTGGGGCTGTCGGAGAAGCAGTGCCTTAGCATTCTACAGTCGATGGGGCAATCGGTTCACATCTTCGATCTCGAGGGCCGCATAATCTACTG GCTCAAGTGGGAAAATTTCGTGTTCGTCGCCTCAATGGATATGTTGTTTGT AGGGAGTCACTGTGGATCCCTAACTTTAGGGTCCATTTGGGTGTACGGCGTGAGCTTTTGCGCAAGTGGTTTGACGTGCAATCGTGATTTCGCACA GAACCGATCTGCAGAAAACCTTTATGGTTACCCTCCGTCAGAGGCTTTTGGCCAGGACGCCATCAACCTACTTGTTGATCCCCGCGACTTTCATATGGCGAGAAATATTATCGACCATATAACTATGGGCGAGAATTGGACTGGGAAGTTTCCGGTGAAGAATAAGTCAGGGGAAAGATTTTTAGCTATTTCCACATATACCCCTTTCTATGATGATGATGGTACTTTGGTCGGTATCATTTGTGTGTCAAGCGATGCCCGCTCCCTTCAAGAAATGGATGCACCTTCAAACTATACGAAGCCCCAAATAAGAGGTGGTTCTGATTATCAACCTCTCCAAGTTGCTATTGCTtctaaaataacaaatttg GCTAATAAGGTCACAAACAAAGTTCGTTCTCGTATTAAGATGGGCGAGAATGGCACAGAACGTGAAAGTGGTTTTGGTGATAGCCAGAATTCTGATAATGATGGTAGTTGCACAGACCACAAGGAGGACACAGCATCTAGCGGTGCAAGCACACCAAGAGGAGGTGTACCACCATGTCCTTTCGGTGTACCCTCTTCAAGTGTGGATGAAAAATCTCCTAAAAAGGAACCCAAAAGTAATAATGAGGCCGATGGAAAAGCAGGGATCCACAAGATTATAAGCTCAAAAGCGGAGGCTTTATTTGCCAAAAAAGGGATATTATGGCCATGGAAAGCGAATGAGAATGACAAAAATGATGGCAAGACTCGTTCGTCGTGGCCTTGGCTACATGGTGAACAAGAGAATgatcaaaataacaaaaaggcTTCCGAGTCTAGTGAAAAGGCAAAAAACCAAATGGGTGAAAGCAATAGAACATTCAACAATGAGGCATCAGGGTCGTGGTCTTCTTTTAATGTTAATAGCTTAAGCAGTGCTAGCAGCGGAGGAAGCACTAGTAGCAGTGCTATCCATAGGGTGGATTCGGAAACCGACTGCTTAGATTACGAGATTTTGTGGGAGGATCTTATAATCGGAGAACAAATAGGTCAAG GTTCTTGTGGAACAGTATATCGTGCTCTGTGGTATGGCTCG GATGTGGCGGTTAAAGTGTTTTCAAAGCAGGAATATTCGGATGACGTGatactattttttaaacaaGAG gTATCATTAATGAAAAGGCTAAGGCACCCGAATATACTTCTCTTCATGGGTGCTGTTACCTCTCCTCAACGTCTTTGCATCGTGACAGAATTGCTTCCACG TGGGAGTTTGTTTCGGTTGCTTCAAAGGAACGCTGCCAGGCTGGATTGGAGACGGCGCATTAACATGGCTTTGGATGTT GCACTGGGTATGAATTATCTTCATCATTGCAACCCACCTATTATTCATCGTGATTTGAAGTCGTCAAACCTGTTAGTCGATAAGAATTGGACAGTGAAG GTCGCCGACTTCGGTCTTTCGCGTCTGAAGCATGAAACTTTTTTGACAACCAATAATGGGAAAGGAACT CCACAGTGGATGGCTCCGGAAGTTCTTCGAAACGAACCTTCAGATGAAAA GTCCGACGTGTACAGCTTTGGGGTGATATTGTGGGAACTTGTAACTGAGAAGATCCCTTGGGAGAACCTCAATTCAATGCAG GTTATTGGAGCTGTGGGGTTCATGGATCACAGGCTGGAGCTTCCGAATGATTTGGATCCTCAATGGGCTTCAATTATCGAGAGTTGTTGGCACAG CGAGCCAGAGCGGCGGCCAACGTTTCAAGAACTACTGGAAAGATTCAAAGATTTACAAAGGCAACATGTGCACTTGCAGCGATCGGCAGCAGCAGATAAAAAGCAGGCACTGGCAAAATTGAGTGTTCAAGATTGA